TTGCCCCTAAAGACACGCTGCATCATCAGCACCAGCTCATCGTAAGTGATGTCTTCATTATGGATAGGGATGCGTCTGATGTCGTCACCCAACTGGGCTTTGATGATCAGCTTGCCACTCAGGTCCAGCTGGCCGTTCATGGTGCCGTCCGACCTGTTCTGCTCCCACCACTTAACAGAATAGGAGGAGAGGTAGTTTGAAAAACAACCAACTAAACAACAAGCCTATTGCCCCAGCTTTCCTTCAGTCTTTCTCACTGTCAGTTAGAGGCCATTTCAGTTTTACTTCTGTAGTATAACAAAATAAGCAGCGGTTGATTTTAATTTCACCACATGCcgattaaaaacagaaaaaaaaaaataaataaatacaaagtaatattaagattaaaaaataataacaatcaaTCGGCTCAGTATTTAAAGACGtctattatttatctttatatgTACATCTACCTTTAGAATGAAACATGTTGTCAATGTGGTACTCTATTAGTGTCAAACATGCACAGAAGAGGTTCAGTAACTGCAAATACTGCATGACATGGGACTTCTCAAAGTTGTCTGCTGGACACTACGGACAATATGACACAATACAATGCTGGGTAACACCCATCCCACTATGAGTTttcattaaattttaatttgctgttgatGCACTAATCTTTAGGAAAAAGAAACTGATGTATTGCATGTATTATAAGTTAACCTTAGAGATCTTTAGGAATCATAAATATTGATGTTACGTTAGTTTACATGGAGCTGCCATGTTATGTTATCCTGGTGTGTCTTTATGCTTTACAGAACttggacaaaataaacagacaattCATCTACTCTAATAGCCTGATTTATCCAAGTGCACTACATCATCACacaaaattagaaataaattaataacagCTACATGTATTTGTCATTATAGTCACATTGAGGCCTTGGTCTGTGTAAGTAGGTTAACAGGTCAGGGGATGTGGTTGCTGTGAGAGTCGTTTTTCATGATTAAATTGTGGTTGTTTCTTTAACAACAATGAGATTATGATGAAATTAGCAAATCCTCTGGACTGATCTTTATTGTCTTCCTTGAAGGCACcttgtgacatttaaaaaatgaaggagCGAGCTGCACTTCACTCTAAGGATTTAATCAGACAGTCTCCATCAGTAACAATATCACACAGTTTCAATTTAACTGCAGAGTCTAAGGGTCAAACACCACCCTGTGAGGTGGCTAAACCTATTCTGTGCTATTGTAGATCTCCTTACAGACTTTGACCCAAATAACAACCAGTTAGATAAAGAGAGTCAAAGCTTTCAACCAAGTTGAGTGTATCCTTTACAAGAATGTAATGTGATCATTTGTATGCCAGATAGGTGAAACTACCAGAATTTGTTTGGTATGCAATCTGAGACCTACATTTTTAGTCTGTGATAATTTAACATGTCTCTCATTGATTGTGTGTAGTCACCAGCTGGATTAATTACGATGTTACCTGCCAATGATCTAGGCTGGACAATTTACTACTGTGAATTTAATTCCAGAAATGCTGCGGCTTTGCCTGTCCTAGCCAGATGAATAATTGGCTGGATGCTAGGGATTGTCTGGTGGCTAACGTTTAGCATACACTTATATTAaatgagaacaacaacaaacgaGTATCTACCGATACTGACTCTTACACacttaacatttaaatgtcattaaaacgcAACTTAGCTAACGCTGTTTGTGAAAGACGCTCAATCGCAGAGTCATCTGTCAGTGGCCCATAAACAGCAGTCCCCTCCTAACTGCTAACATCTACTAGGCCGCCTCACCACTACAGTAACACTGTTCACAATATGAACCAGGTATCCTGACTAAAAGGCAACAATATGTTTAATCTATCATAGTGGAATTGCATGAGTTAAGAGTAAACTGTATGCcttaatttcactttttagaAGTAGGACGGCAAAAAGCGATTTCCTGGTTAACTTATAATAGCTGCTTTTAATAGGCATTAAGGGCTAAGTAAGCCAACATATTGTTAACGAACTAATGTTTCAACTTCTCAGTCCTTTAAATAAGAGTAAATAGTTACGCATCTTTTTGTAGATAACTTCCCATAAATCAGTCTGCACCTGTTTGGGCGAGTTAGCTTAGCGTTAGCTCATTACATTAGTCAGCTAACACTAGCTACTTCGCTTGCTAGTTAGCATCATACCAGTCAAACAGTGATAGCATAGTAACCGCTGTGTGGTTAAAACTAAATGATGATACAGCTAGGACCCAAACCCAAGAAAGCCTTTTACCTGAATCAGACGACTTGACCACGCTGTATTTCACAGGTTTCCCCTAACCGTGAAAATCAAATCTGTTAGCTAGCCTAGCCAGACCCGGGCCAGCATCAGGAAGTGTCCTCCAGACTGTCAACGTCAGCCAGTACGTGGCATTCACTGTGCGCAGCCGCACACCATCTGACCAAAGTGCGGTGTGACTGACACACCTAATTATAAAGATAACAAACACCAGTCATCAAAAGTTGAAGAGCATTCGTTTAATTTTATTTGGTTTACAATACATATGTTATCCATGTGCACAGGCTGAATACACTGGCTTTCTGATGCTGaacaaaaataactgaaaacataacTGACATTGTAAGAGGTAGATttaatgaaggagaaaaaaatcaggACACCTGCAGCAATGGAAACTTCCTAAAAACATACAGTGGCATTTTCTGAGAAAACTTTACAGAACTGTGCAATAGTtttaggcattaaaaataaagttaggatgtttttaaaaacagactgactggatgatgttgagatcaggcCACTGTGAGGGCCATACCATCTGTTGTGACACCTTATAGACACCTCCCTGGTGGTACTGcatgatggataagaatctaaacatcagAGGAGGTTAAAATTTTTGCACATGACTGTATATGTTGGAACAGTTCATGCCTTCACTCTGTTTTATGAGTATAAACACCTCTACATCTCTTCTGTTCAAATCATGGCAACATCTTTATAGGGATGACAACAATGATGTGGTCTTAAATgacttctttttctgtttggagaaaagcagcagcccAGACTCAGTGATGGAGAGGGTGCAAGGTAATTGAATTCCAATGACACTTGTCAATAAttgtgacaacaacaaaaaaaacaggtttcagCATAAATTATACATCTTACTCCATCTTATATCTATCTGTGAGAGAACACTGGTTTCTACGGTATGTTTTGATATTGATAACTGAATAAATAGACATGAATAAGTCTCATAActaatttttaaattaaaaaacacagttcTGCCCAGTCACAGCTTTCTTCACTccattatttcttcttcttctcctctgtggcACTGAACCATGAGTCTAACAGTTTTTTCATGTAATATAACTGCCAGGCGTGCACTTGAACAGCAACCACCATGATGAGGTACATAACTGTCACTGCAGAAAAGCCAAAAATGAAGCGGTAGGCCTTTCCATGGCGGTAGAGCTGCTGTGCTACAGGAAACATCTCCATTCCACCATAAATAAGAGGTGCAACAGTGAACAGCCCTGCGCTGATCATGGATATGACCAGGTAACTGATATTGTTCTTTGGAAGTGACAGactgctgcagagcagaggaaggagactGAGCAAGTAGGGGTACTCCCACTGGTATGGCATGGACACTGTGTCATGTGACACTAGGTTGAGGTGGCTGACAGTCACCTGTGCAGCAACCAGCAGCCAGATCAGAAGGTGGACCAAGTTTAACTTCCGCACCTCTGACTTCAGAGAAGCACTGCAAAATAGAAAGCAGAATGTCAGGGTGTGTTGGAAATCCTTGAACATATATCTGCTATTTGTAgataaaatttacatttaatgagCAACATCAGAAACAGATCAAATTTACTTGCCTCATTTGGTAGTGTGGCGCcaccttttctctgtgtttaaagTGAGTACCATTGGTACCCTCAGCTCTAGGACCTACACGTGATGTCATGTTGAGAGAAacctactgacacacaaaaaccatCCTATTTCAGAAGCCAAAACCTGACAGAACATGAGCTGCTACTaacaattatttacatttttcaattatGTTGTCTCTatcaggaaatagtgaaaaatgcctatCACAATTTTCGAAAGCGCAGAGTGATGTctcatattgtttgttttgtcagcagttcaaaaccaaaacatgaaaatattcaataatGTTTCATTTACTATAACATGAGACAGAAAAGCACCAAATGCTCACCACCTTTGtcttttttgcttgaaaaatgagttagatgattaatcatttaacaaAATAGCTGCCAGTTGTTTTTCAGTAAgtcatttaattgaaaaattaaCTAATTGTTTGAAACTTTTAACCTGCTTTTGTCAAAGTATGAGAAGACCCATAGTTCAAATGttgcaagacaaaaaaagatgcTATCAGAGTCGAGAAAATCAAGTAAATAATGACACAAAATCGTCCATAATAAACCAGACTGTTGTCTGATTCTGACACCAAGGTGTTAAGTGTgatacaaactgaaaatgactaATTTCACCCAGATTATTTGGGCCGTTAGACAGGTTATAAGTAGGTTGGTGCGTTAGCTGCTGTTGCTAAATAACCCAATTCAGCATATTTACCTATAATACGTACTGTTTTTGTTAGGGTTAGCGTCGTTTTATCATAAGAAATTACAACAGAGTATGACACTAAACACGACGCTGCGAAATATAGATTACATACAAATCTTACCGCTGCGTGTTTCCTTACGTCTGATCAAATCCGTTGTTTAAATTTCGACTGATCTCACAAAAGATGTAACAAATGGATTGTAGCCAACAGCTCAGCGCATGCGCTCAACCTCTTCAAACAGGAAGTCCCCCTCCTCCAACGCAGCATCAGCATCTCTCCTCTCATCACGGTTTAAATCCTTTTCCTGGATGTTACTGTACCAGCCATTTAGAAGCaattcttttttgattttatcatATATATCATTTATCCATATagggtttttttctcttcagataAGATTAATTAGCTATACAAAAAACTGACACCTTCTTTAAGACAAAAAATCCATGAAATCAGAGCCTGACTATTAGATGGATGGATCAATGTTAAAAAACCAAACAGGTTTTTTGGAAGTGTCAACCAGGACAGATGCGACCCGACAATCCTGTAATCCAGCCA
This genomic interval from Seriola aureovittata isolate HTS-2021-v1 ecotype China chromosome 11, ASM2101889v1, whole genome shotgun sequence contains the following:
- the jagn1a gene encoding protein jagunal homolog 1-A, producing the protein MTSRVGPRAEGTNGTHFKHREKVAPHYQMSASLKSEVRKLNLVHLLIWLLVAAQVTVSHLNLVSHDTVSMPYQWEYPYLLSLLPLLCSSLSLPKNNISYLVISMISAGLFTVAPLIYGGMEMFPVAQQLYRHGKAYRFIFGFSAVTVMYLIMVVAVQVHAWQLYYMKKLLDSWFSATEEKKKK